Proteins encoded in a region of the Cytobacillus pseudoceanisediminis genome:
- a CDS encoding DUF3231 family protein, whose translation MTTIIETIKDYLQVNLDNEPKSPLHVGEVMSCWLYLTIMDEASVYIQTGLNTTTDDDVVKILKESLKQCDVQGQRFKDFMKKEGIHLPPTSEERPDSEPNSVPLGTKLTDDEIMNGLSIKTVAAIVHCSTAAAQSIRNDVSSLFTHCMLEKMKFGASLKDLMRKRSWIKVPPYYYPPGSPRN comes from the coding sequence ATGACTACTATAATCGAAACAATAAAAGATTATTTACAGGTAAATTTAGATAATGAACCAAAAAGCCCTCTTCACGTAGGGGAAGTCATGAGCTGCTGGCTTTACCTCACAATCATGGATGAAGCAAGTGTATATATTCAGACAGGCTTGAATACGACAACAGATGATGATGTGGTCAAAATCCTGAAAGAAAGCTTGAAGCAATGTGATGTTCAAGGACAGAGATTTAAAGACTTTATGAAAAAAGAAGGGATCCATTTGCCTCCAACGAGTGAAGAACGACCGGATTCAGAGCCTAATTCAGTTCCTTTGGGAACTAAACTGACGGATGATGAAATTATGAACGGCTTAAGCATTAAAACTGTGGCTGCCATTGTTCATTGTTCGACAGCAGCCGCTCAGTCTATAAGAAATGATGTAAGTTCGCTGTTTACCCACTGCATGCTGGAGAAAATGAAATTTGGTGCCTCATTAAAGGATTTAATGAGGAAAAGAAGCTGGATTAAGGTTCCTCCTTACTATTATCCGCCAGGGTCTCCTAGGAACTGA
- a CDS encoding TetR/AcrR family transcriptional regulator, translating into MKSEKQERIINAAMKEFVKSGFEKASTNEIVKDAQISKGSLFNYFSNKKDLYFFLIQNAINIIEQIYVEIDMNERDIFERISQVGFIKLNIQKKYPLVFDFLKSLLEEDAQEVKSDINQLLANIQKDGMKRIYENIDWSKLREDIEPEQAINILNWTMTGFAELQITKIKSFEDIGIELINEWDSYKEILKRCFYKNGEE; encoded by the coding sequence TTGAAAAGCGAAAAACAGGAACGAATCATCAATGCAGCCATGAAGGAATTTGTAAAGAGCGGCTTTGAGAAGGCATCTACAAATGAAATAGTAAAGGATGCACAAATAAGCAAAGGCTCATTGTTCAACTATTTCAGCAATAAAAAGGATTTGTATTTCTTTTTGATTCAGAATGCAATAAACATCATTGAACAAATCTATGTTGAAATAGATATGAATGAAAGGGACATTTTTGAAAGAATCAGCCAGGTAGGGTTCATTAAATTAAACATTCAAAAGAAGTATCCCCTAGTATTTGATTTCTTAAAATCCCTGCTTGAAGAAGATGCTCAGGAAGTAAAATCTGATATAAATCAACTGCTGGCAAACATTCAAAAAGATGGCATGAAAAGAATCTACGAAAACATCGACTGGTCAAAGCTACGGGAGGATATAGAACCTGAACAGGCGATAAATATCCTTAATTGGACAATGACTGGTTTCGCGGAGCTGCAAATCACGAAAATCAAGTCATTTGAGGATATCGGTATCGAGCTGATTAACGAATGGGACAGTTATAAGGAAATTCTAAAGCGCTGTTTTTATAAAAATGGGGAGGAATGA